In Stigmatopora nigra isolate UIUO_SnigA chromosome 5, RoL_Snig_1.1, whole genome shotgun sequence, the genomic window CTGATCCCTAAGGAACTTTTGCAGATCTGTCAGTGGGAATCCATCCTTTTGGTAATTCTGAAAGTAAAAGGTAACGTCTAATAACAGGCATACACAATAACAGGGAGGGGGATTGTTGATGGTCTGgtaatatttatatgtatatatacacagtaatccctcgattatcgcagttaatgtagaccagagaTGGTCgtgataaatgaaaaaacgtgaaATAAgttcacccctatttaaaaataaaacaaaaatccccCAGAAAATAAATCCGATGTAGTGAAACCGCCaaagttgaagccgcgatatttgagggattactgtaatttatATTACAAGCACAAGAGTAGTACCTTGATGGTCTCGTAGGCGTCAGTGATGAGCGCAATGAAGAGCGACAGCACCATGTAAATGAAGAGTGAAATGAAAGAGTAGAGGTAGGCCCGACTAAAGAGCCAAACCAATGTGTTTTTGTCCTTCAGCTGGGCAAAAGTGGTGAACATGTCATCACCATTCAACAAGGAAAACAGACACTCCGCCACAAGGCTCAGGCCTTCAAACTAGGAGAGATAGAAGGGGCAAACATTTATAAACACAAGTAATCACCATTCTTGTGGAATTGCAAAAACATTTCTTCTCCCAGAGGGATTGAAAAAATGACTGCAGTCAATTTAAACCATTTTAGTCCTGTTGCAAAACGGTGTTTAGTGCTTTCAGTGCATGTAAACTGACTCATAATTGAGTACAGTACTTCACTTTCATTGCTTTCTCTTGTATGTTTGAGAAACAGGTTTAGTGAGATTTCTTATACTAAATGGAGTTGGCCTACTAAAGAATAGGTACACAAGAGAATACTGACATCTAGTGTCAGCATTTTACAAGATATACTATTGCATGAAAGTTTTTCTGAGTGCACTGTACCCAGGGTTTTATAACCTTTCCATGCTGCTGCTGCCCACGTGAAGAGTGGAATTTATAACAGTtcattttcctgctccaaataAAAACTAGGTAGTTACCTTCTCATGATACGGGCCCAGCACTATCCAGCCACAGAAGGTGTAACCAAGATAGATCATTCCAGCACAGCAGCAAAAACGCAACACCTTTGGAAAGGCTGCTTTCATGGTCAAAATAAGCACCTAAAGATAGCAATGCAACCATGTTAAACTGTgtgtatgggttagggttagacaaacacacacaaacacacttacattgtatttttgaaAGTAGCCTAGATAGCGGATCACACCAACCCACACCAATAACGTTGATGTACCCAGAAATATGCTGCATACGTCATAACTGGTCAAACTCTGTgggtaagaaaaaaagggaaaatgagcAGATTAAGACAaatcaaaaattatattcaggaCAATTAAGACAACATCTCTAGACTAGATATGATAATAATATGAGGCCACATCAATATGTAGCCAGAAATAATAGAATAATTTGGAATTAAGTGTCCAAAATAATCTAGTGGAAAGGCATTTgggttgaaaataaatattttaacaatATCTTCTATATACTATTCCCATGTGTTCCAGCTGTAGTCCACTTTGTTTCTATACAGTAAAAATGCAATTGATGTTCTACAAAGCTAAATGTATACGTGTCTTGTTTACACCCCCATCGCTATCACTAATGTGTAGTTTGGTATTCAGCAACATTGGTATGATAATGCAACTTGGTTCTCCATTTTGAAGCGCTTATCGGGCCACCCAAAGCAGAAGGGGTTGTTGTACACTTGAATAGTATTTTAAGCCTGGTTGCTGTACCATTTTTTGGCCAGTAATCTTACACATACCTGCTTTAGGTCAATAAAAGAGAACACCGAGTCTTTTTAAGATCCGAAAGCAATTAAAATATGATGTAAATAACTCTTTGGTTTGGAATTTATACATCATTTTTCAAAGCATAATGTATTGGTATACTATTTTACCTTTGCTTGAATTTCCATCTTCAGTATTGAGCCAACTATGGTCAAGAGGTCACTGACAATGACCAGCACATACCAGCCATTTAGGAACTCTCCCTGGTCATCTTCACATACTTTTCGGTTGTAATTTTCATAGAGAAATCTGGAGAATCTCTAGAAGCCCAAATAAATGAGTGTTTTCAGCATGTTTAGGGGGAAATGACACTGGCTTGAAAAAGACTGACCTGCATTAATTTGACGGCTAGTACTATGGAGCGGGTGCATAGCAGAGCTGACGTCAGGCAAACCACTATCACAAAGCCGTCAAACACCAGAAGATAGTGAGTATTCTTCTGAGCTGAACGATAACAAAATTGCAGAAGAGAACATTAATCTTACGCGTAAATGGACCACCTGTTGTTACTGATAACCAAAGAAAACTGCCTGTCATCATAACAAGGTCCCAAATTGGCATTTCTGccgcaaaatatttaaaaaaaaaatactccaataTGTACATGCAATGAGAGTTGTGTGATATTGAACTTTAAGTATTTTGTTAATTAATGCAGTAGACACATAAAAACATTAACAAAACGGCAAGCAGCATTGTTCAAATACCTGTTCCAGATATTTTCCAGCCTCGGCAAGCACTGCTCTGTGCATCAATGTCCAGGAATAATTTCACCTTTCCACTGTGACACTGGTTGTC contains:
- the mcoln2 gene encoding mucolipin-2, which translates into the protein MELLTRYLDRSNSVSSTTTQDQIKEENLRDDLKFYFMSPCEKYRARRHIPWKLCVQILKIVMITTQLVLFGLNNQLVVSYKEENAMALKNLFLKDYSGVDEDDYCVAVYSQQAVYDSLFYVLDQFSQLNRLAVGPISYAEDEDSGLLPLVICKKLYRRGNVAPSDELYDIDAQLETVCLSLDPKASHQWKTQNASFFDLAFYRLVDVKINFNLKGINLQTVRSRELPDCYSFSVMITFDNQCHSGKVKLFLDIDAQSSACRGWKISGTAQKNTHYLLVFDGFVIVVCLTSALLCTRSIVLAVKLMQRFSRFLYENYNRKVCEDDQGEFLNGWYVLVIVSDLLTIVGSILKMEIQAKSLTSYDVCSIFLGTSTLLVWVGVIRYLGYFQKYNVLILTMKAAFPKVLRFCCCAGMIYLGYTFCGWIVLGPYHEKFEGLSLVAECLFSLLNGDDMFTTFAQLKDKNTLVWLFSRAYLYSFISLFIYMVLSLFIALITDAYETIKNYQKDGFPLTDLQKFLRDQKDFATSEESKKTDLYTQYSVFCCCEKFSESDDIALIS